One segment of Comamonas thiooxydans DNA contains the following:
- a CDS encoding epoxyqueuosine reductase QueH, with protein MNTTVERKPLALPGGHDKVLLHSCCAPCSGEVMEAMLASGIDYTIFFYNPNIHPLKEYELRKNENIRFAEQFGVPFVDADYDRDNWFERAKGMEHEPERGVRCTMCFDMRFERTALYAHEHGFPVITSSLGISRWKNMQQINDCGVRAAAKYSGLMYWEYNWRKGGGSARMIEISKRENFYQQEYCGCVYSLRDTNRHRVESGRERIQLGVTFYGDEQPPKD; from the coding sequence ATGAACACTACCGTCGAACGCAAACCGCTTGCGCTGCCCGGAGGCCACGACAAGGTGCTGCTGCATTCGTGCTGCGCGCCGTGCTCAGGCGAGGTCATGGAGGCCATGCTGGCCTCGGGCATTGACTACACCATCTTTTTCTACAACCCCAACATTCATCCGCTCAAGGAATACGAGCTGCGCAAGAACGAGAACATCCGCTTCGCGGAGCAGTTCGGCGTGCCCTTCGTCGATGCGGACTACGACCGGGACAACTGGTTCGAGCGCGCCAAGGGCATGGAGCACGAGCCCGAACGCGGCGTGCGCTGCACCATGTGCTTCGACATGCGTTTCGAGCGCACGGCGCTGTATGCGCATGAGCACGGCTTTCCGGTGATCACCAGTTCCCTGGGCATCTCGCGCTGGAAGAACATGCAGCAGATCAATGACTGCGGCGTGCGTGCGGCGGCCAAGTACTCTGGCCTGATGTACTGGGAATACAACTGGCGCAAGGGCGGCGGCTCGGCGCGCATGATCGAGATCAGCAAGCGCGAGAACTTCTACCAACAGGAATACTGCGGCTGCGTCTACTCGCTGCGCGACACGAACCGCCACCGCGTGGAAAGCGGCCGCGAGCGCATCCAGCTCGGCGTGACGTTCTACGGTGACGAACAGCCCCCCAAAGATTGA
- a CDS encoding LysR family transcriptional regulator, with protein sequence MLERIHLSIVQQVEKQGSLTAAAGVLNLTQSALSHSMKKLEQQLGTDIWLREGRSLRLTQAGQYLLAVANRVLPQLDLAEERLGQFAQGERGALRIGMECHPCYQWLLKIVAPYLASWPDVEVDVKQKFQFGGIGALFGYEIDLLVTPDPLFKPGLKFEPVFDYEQVLVVAKDHPLASAAYVKPQQLTREVLISYPVDIERLDIYSQFLLPAGVTPKRHKAIETTDIMVQMVASGRGVAALPRWLVEEYAARMDVVPVRLGARGIAKQIFLGAREADTAIDYVRAFVELARQPATAAATDTAIAQGTKR encoded by the coding sequence ATGCTTGAGCGCATCCACCTCAGCATCGTTCAGCAGGTCGAGAAGCAAGGGTCGTTGACGGCCGCCGCGGGCGTGCTGAACCTGACCCAGTCGGCCCTGAGCCACAGCATGAAGAAACTGGAGCAGCAACTGGGCACCGACATCTGGCTGCGCGAGGGCCGCAGCCTGCGGTTGACGCAGGCAGGCCAGTACCTGCTGGCGGTGGCCAACCGAGTGCTGCCGCAGCTGGACTTGGCCGAGGAGCGCCTGGGTCAGTTCGCGCAGGGCGAGCGCGGTGCGCTGCGCATCGGCATGGAATGCCACCCTTGCTACCAGTGGCTGCTCAAAATCGTTGCGCCTTATCTGGCGTCTTGGCCCGATGTCGAAGTGGACGTCAAGCAGAAGTTCCAGTTCGGCGGGATCGGCGCGCTCTTCGGTTACGAGATCGACCTGCTGGTCACGCCCGACCCGCTGTTCAAGCCGGGGCTGAAGTTCGAGCCCGTGTTCGACTACGAGCAGGTGCTGGTCGTGGCCAAAGACCACCCCCTGGCTTCAGCGGCCTACGTGAAGCCCCAGCAGTTGACCCGGGAAGTGCTCATCAGTTACCCCGTGGACATCGAACGTTTGGACATCTACAGCCAGTTCCTGTTGCCGGCCGGCGTGACGCCCAAGCGCCACAAAGCCATCGAAACCACCGACATCATGGTGCAGATGGTGGCCAGCGGCCGCGGCGTGGCCGCGCTGCCGCGCTGGCTGGTCGAGGAATATGCGGCCAGGATGGACGTGGTGCCTGTGCGGCTGGGCGCGCGCGGTATTGCCAAGCAGATCTTCCTGGGCGCACGCGAGGCGGATACGGCCATCGACTACGTGCGGGCCTTCGTCGAACTGGCCCGCCAGCCTGCAACTGCCGCCGCCACCGACACCGCCATTGCCCAAGGAACCAAGAGATGA
- a CDS encoding methionine synthase: protein MFETSIAGSLPKPAWLAETNKLWPQWRAEGDALLQAKADATLLWIKAQEDAGLDIVCDGEQSRQHFVHGFLEQVEGIDFENKVKMGIRDNRYDAMVPQVVSSLRLKGRVHAFEAQLARAHTKKKLKFTLPGPMTIVDTVADRFYGGDTEGRVKMAFAFAELLNQEALALQADGVDIIQFDEPAFNVYMKDAADWGVQALERAAQGLTCTTAVHICYGYGIKANTDWKSTLGDEWRQYEAVFPALAKSRIDQVSLECIHSHVPPDLMKLLAGKDVMVGVIDVASDVVETPEEVADTIGRALEFVPKERLFPCTNCGLAPMGRDVAWRKLQALAEGTKLAKERFAAA from the coding sequence ATGTTTGAAACCTCCATCGCCGGCAGCCTGCCCAAACCTGCTTGGCTGGCTGAAACCAACAAGCTCTGGCCCCAGTGGAGGGCCGAAGGCGATGCACTGCTCCAGGCGAAAGCCGATGCGACCCTGCTGTGGATCAAGGCCCAGGAAGACGCAGGCCTGGACATCGTGTGCGACGGCGAGCAATCGCGCCAGCATTTCGTGCATGGTTTCCTCGAACAGGTCGAGGGCATCGACTTCGAGAACAAGGTGAAGATGGGCATCCGCGACAACCGCTACGACGCGATGGTGCCGCAGGTGGTCTCAAGCCTGCGCCTGAAGGGCCGTGTGCATGCATTCGAGGCGCAGCTGGCGCGTGCGCACACGAAGAAGAAGCTCAAGTTCACCCTGCCCGGCCCCATGACCATCGTCGACACCGTGGCAGACCGCTTCTACGGCGGAGACACCGAAGGAAGGGTCAAGATGGCCTTCGCGTTTGCGGAACTGCTCAACCAGGAAGCGCTCGCGCTGCAAGCCGACGGCGTGGACATCATCCAGTTCGATGAACCCGCCTTCAATGTCTACATGAAGGATGCCGCCGACTGGGGCGTGCAGGCGCTTGAGCGCGCGGCGCAGGGTTTGACCTGTACCACGGCGGTGCACATCTGCTACGGCTACGGCATCAAGGCCAATACCGACTGGAAGAGCACCCTGGGCGACGAATGGCGCCAGTACGAGGCGGTGTTTCCCGCGCTGGCCAAGAGCCGCATCGACCAGGTGAGCCTGGAGTGCATCCACTCCCATGTGCCGCCCGACCTGATGAAGCTGCTGGCCGGCAAGGACGTGATGGTTGGCGTGATCGATGTGGCCAGCGACGTGGTCGAGACCCCCGAGGAAGTGGCCGACACCATCGGCCGGGCGCTGGAGTTCGTGCCGAAGGAGCGGCTGTTCCCATGTACCAATTGCGGCCTGGCACCGATGGGGCGGGACGTGGCGTGGCGCAAGCTGCAAGCGCTGGCAGAAGGCACGAAGCTGGCCAAGGAGCGGTTCGCCGCGGCTTGA
- the msuE gene encoding FMN reductase, with the protein MTRPLRVVAVSGGLQRPSKAAALAEHLLDLIADEIPCHQHLVELGQLAPQLAGAVWRSQLPDTVERELAAVEQADVLVVATPVYRGSYTGLFKHFFDFIDQDALIDKPVLLAATGGSERHALVIDHQLRPLFSFFQVRTLPLGVYATDKDFVDYSLRDEALIERARLAVQRALPLVELTRRTNPLRADEMALA; encoded by the coding sequence ATGACACGTCCACTTCGGGTAGTAGCGGTTTCCGGCGGGCTGCAGCGCCCCTCCAAGGCTGCGGCCCTGGCAGAGCACCTGCTGGATCTGATCGCCGACGAAATTCCGTGCCACCAACATCTGGTCGAACTGGGCCAGCTCGCGCCGCAGCTGGCCGGTGCGGTCTGGCGGTCTCAACTGCCCGACACGGTGGAGCGGGAGCTGGCGGCGGTCGAGCAGGCGGATGTCCTGGTGGTGGCAACACCGGTCTACCGCGGCTCCTACACGGGACTGTTCAAGCACTTCTTCGACTTCATTGACCAGGACGCATTGATCGACAAGCCCGTCTTGTTGGCGGCCACCGGCGGCAGCGAGCGCCATGCCCTGGTGATCGACCACCAGCTGCGGCCGCTGTTCAGCTTTTTTCAGGTACGCACCTTGCCGCTGGGCGTCTATGCCACCGACAAGGACTTCGTGGATTACAGCCTGCGGGACGAGGCCTTGATCGAGCGGGCCAGGCTGGCGGTTCAACGGGCGTTGCCACTCGTCGAACTGACGCGCCGCACCAATCCCTTGCGCGCCGACGAAATGGCCCTGGCCTGA
- a CDS encoding c-type cytochrome, with the protein MTTIARRATTALIFVAAWLGLASTASAQLPDIAAGKKRAQVCFACHGENGVSKISGTPHLAGQDRAYLIKAMQAYRNGQRQDPTMVAMVKPLSDTDMVNIATYFHLAVKNARGETLASVIETNERIKPVASVAVAEAPAAPAVPRSADAVYNASCAACHASGVAGAPKVGDKAAWSARIAQGSDKLLEHAIKGLNAMPARGGCSDCSDEDIKKVVDYIVGKSR; encoded by the coding sequence ATGACAACGATTGCACGGCGGGCCACCACGGCCCTCATATTCGTGGCCGCTTGGCTGGGACTGGCTTCCACCGCGTCGGCACAGCTTCCCGACATCGCAGCGGGCAAGAAGCGGGCGCAGGTCTGCTTCGCCTGCCATGGCGAGAACGGCGTGTCCAAGATCAGCGGCACGCCACATCTCGCGGGGCAGGACCGCGCCTACCTGATCAAGGCGATGCAGGCCTACCGCAACGGTCAGCGGCAAGATCCGACGATGGTCGCTATGGTCAAGCCGCTGAGCGATACGGACATGGTGAATATCGCCACCTATTTCCATCTGGCGGTGAAGAACGCGCGCGGTGAGACGCTGGCTTCGGTGATCGAGACCAACGAGCGGATCAAGCCTGTGGCGAGCGTGGCTGTGGCCGAGGCGCCTGCTGCTCCGGCTGTGCCACGATCCGCGGACGCGGTCTACAACGCGAGCTGCGCAGCGTGCCACGCCAGCGGCGTTGCAGGTGCGCCCAAGGTCGGAGACAAGGCTGCGTGGAGCGCCCGAATCGCGCAAGGCAGCGACAAGCTGCTGGAGCATGCGATCAAGGGTTTAAATGCCATGCCCGCACGCGGGGGCTGCTCAGACTGCTCCGATGAGGACATCAAGAAGGTTGTCGACTACATCGTGGGAAAGAGCAGGTGA
- a CDS encoding DUF1852 domain-containing protein: MHEEFRFDLKSIRFDENYEPSDNTRITTNFANLARGKSRQQNLRNTLRMIDNRFNELAHWDNPAGDRYAVELEIISVEMNIDAQSSDGAFPLIEILKTHIIDKRANRRIDGIVGNNFSSYVRDYDFSVLLPEYNAHRAEFSTPDDFGDLHGKLFRKFANSSVYRERFGKPPVICISASTSKTYRQTDNRHPILGIEYQQNELSSTDQYFAKMGMQVRFFMPPNGVAPLAFYFHGDLLGDYTNLELIGTISTMETFQKIYRPEIYNANAAAGNIYQPSLKNQDYSSTQIVYDREERSQLAVKQGKFAEEHFIKPYKNVLEQWAASCAL; encoded by the coding sequence ATGCACGAAGAATTTCGCTTTGACCTCAAGAGCATCCGCTTCGATGAGAACTACGAGCCATCGGACAACACGCGCATCACCACCAACTTTGCCAACCTGGCCCGTGGAAAGAGCCGGCAGCAGAACCTGCGCAACACCCTTCGGATGATCGACAACCGCTTCAATGAGCTGGCGCATTGGGACAATCCGGCGGGAGATCGCTACGCCGTCGAACTCGAGATCATTTCTGTCGAGATGAACATCGATGCCCAAAGCAGCGATGGTGCATTTCCGTTGATCGAGATACTGAAGACCCACATCATCGACAAGCGGGCGAACAGGCGCATCGATGGCATTGTGGGAAACAACTTCTCCTCCTACGTACGCGACTACGACTTCAGCGTCCTGCTTCCAGAGTACAACGCCCATCGCGCGGAGTTCAGCACTCCGGATGATTTTGGCGATTTGCATGGAAAGCTGTTCAGGAAATTTGCCAACTCGAGCGTGTACAGAGAGCGCTTTGGCAAGCCGCCTGTCATCTGCATCAGCGCCTCGACCAGCAAGACCTACCGGCAGACCGACAACCGGCACCCAATACTGGGCATCGAGTACCAGCAGAATGAACTGTCGTCGACCGACCAGTATTTCGCCAAGATGGGGATGCAAGTGCGCTTCTTCATGCCACCGAATGGCGTTGCCCCATTAGCTTTCTACTTTCACGGCGACCTGCTGGGCGACTACACGAATCTCGAGTTGATCGGCACCATCAGCACGATGGAGACCTTTCAAAAGATCTACCGCCCGGAAATCTACAACGCCAATGCTGCGGCGGGCAATATCTATCAGCCAAGCCTGAAAAATCAGGATTACTCGTCAACGCAAATCGTCTATGACCGGGAAGAACGCAGCCAGTTGGCCGTCAAGCAGGGGAAATTTGCGGAGGAGCACTTCATCAAGCCGTACAAGAACGTGCTTGAGCAATGGGCTGCCAGCTGCGCACTCTGA